One Phenylobacterium hankyongense DNA segment encodes these proteins:
- a CDS encoding family 1 glycosylhydrolase, with protein sequence MRELELWGGHECTVNRIGGAFHDQTIRSGHQHRIEDLERFAALGLKALRYPVLWERAAPERPDSFDWRWTDERLGRIRELGMRPIAGLLHHGSGPRYTSLVDQDFAPAFAAYARAAAERYPWVEAWTPVNEPLTTARFSALYGHWYPHVADEHLFWAALLNQIDGTRLAMREIRAVNSAAQLVQTEDLGRTYATRALAHQADFDNARRWMSWDLLCGRVIPGHLMWERLDGFGFGDRLRAIADDPCPPDVLGVNHYLTSDRFLDHRTGDYPPERIGGNEFMAFADVEAVRVALPGPGGLEGALDEAWARYGLPLAVTESHNGCTREEQVRWLREAWDSAERLRGRGVDVRAVTAWALLGTHDWNSLLTRHVGHYEVGAFDVRTAQVRPTALAAELARLGAGIGQAHPATRGPGWWRRDIRMAFRPVFRTVDTPEPRPELRTPQSPDRPLLIVGATGTLGKALARACEWRAIDYRLTGRAELSLDDEDSILRMLDALQPWAVINAAGWVRVDQAEAEAEACMAANAAGAIRLARACRDRDLPCVAFSSDLVFDGAFDRPYLESDAPAPLNVYGASKARAERGILELGGKPLIVRTAAFFSPFDPHNFASAALRTLAGGGEFAAADDLIVSPTYVPDLVAATLDLLIDGDTGLRHLANAGAISWADFARQVAAAAGRDPDLVRGAPAASFGWPARRPARAALDTELGQLMPSLDNAIERYAAMVEQAEFSTESEALADGGMPYDPFLRPGARVS encoded by the coding sequence ATGCGTGAGTTGGAGCTGTGGGGCGGTCACGAATGCACCGTGAACCGCATCGGCGGCGCGTTTCACGATCAGACCATCCGGTCGGGCCATCAGCATCGCATCGAGGACCTTGAGCGCTTCGCCGCGCTTGGGCTGAAGGCGCTGCGCTATCCGGTGCTCTGGGAACGCGCCGCGCCGGAGCGGCCGGACAGCTTCGACTGGCGCTGGACCGACGAGCGGCTCGGCCGCATCCGCGAGCTTGGCATGCGGCCCATCGCCGGCCTGCTGCACCACGGCAGCGGCCCGCGCTACACCAGCCTGGTCGACCAGGACTTCGCCCCCGCGTTCGCCGCCTACGCCCGCGCCGCGGCCGAGCGCTATCCCTGGGTCGAGGCCTGGACGCCGGTCAACGAGCCGCTGACCACGGCGCGGTTCTCCGCCCTCTACGGCCACTGGTATCCTCACGTCGCCGACGAGCACCTGTTCTGGGCAGCCCTGCTCAACCAGATCGACGGCACGCGGCTGGCGATGCGCGAGATCCGCGCCGTCAATTCCGCCGCCCAGCTGGTGCAGACCGAGGACCTCGGCCGGACCTATGCGACGCGGGCGCTGGCGCACCAGGCGGACTTCGACAACGCCCGGCGCTGGATGAGCTGGGACCTGCTGTGCGGGCGCGTGATCCCGGGCCACCTGATGTGGGAGCGGCTGGACGGCTTTGGCTTCGGCGACCGGCTGCGGGCGATCGCCGATGATCCCTGCCCGCCCGACGTGCTGGGCGTGAACCACTACCTGACCAGCGACCGCTTCCTCGACCACCGGACCGGCGACTACCCGCCGGAGCGGATCGGCGGCAACGAGTTCATGGCCTTCGCCGACGTGGAGGCGGTCCGCGTCGCCCTGCCCGGCCCCGGCGGCCTGGAAGGGGCGCTGGACGAGGCCTGGGCCCGCTACGGCCTGCCGCTGGCGGTGACCGAGAGCCACAACGGCTGCACCCGCGAGGAACAGGTGCGCTGGCTGCGCGAGGCCTGGGACTCCGCCGAGCGGCTGCGCGGCCGCGGGGTGGACGTCCGCGCCGTCACCGCCTGGGCCCTGCTCGGGACCCACGACTGGAACAGCCTGCTCACCCGGCATGTCGGCCACTACGAGGTCGGCGCCTTCGACGTGCGCACCGCCCAGGTGCGCCCCACCGCCCTGGCGGCCGAGCTGGCCAGGCTGGGCGCCGGGATCGGCCAGGCGCACCCGGCCACCCGGGGACCGGGCTGGTGGCGGCGCGACATTCGCATGGCGTTCCGCCCGGTGTTCCGCACCGTCGACACGCCCGAGCCCCGGCCGGAACTGCGCACCCCCCAGTCCCCCGACCGGCCGCTGCTGATCGTCGGCGCCACCGGCACCCTCGGCAAGGCGCTGGCGCGGGCCTGCGAGTGGCGGGCGATCGACTACCGGCTCACCGGCCGCGCCGAGCTGTCGCTGGACGACGAGGACTCGATCCTGCGGATGCTGGACGCCCTGCAGCCCTGGGCGGTGATCAACGCCGCGGGCTGGGTGCGGGTGGACCAGGCCGAGGCCGAGGCCGAGGCCTGCATGGCCGCCAACGCCGCGGGCGCCATTCGCCTGGCCCGCGCCTGTCGTGATCGCGACCTGCCCTGCGTCGCCTTCTCCAGCGACCTGGTGTTCGACGGCGCCTTCGACCGCCCCTACCTGGAAAGCGACGCGCCGGCGCCGCTGAACGTCTACGGCGCCAGCAAGGCCCGCGCCGAGCGCGGCATCCTCGAGCTCGGCGGCAAGCCGCTGATCGTCCGGACCGCGGCGTTCTTCTCGCCCTTCGATCCTCACAATTTCGCGTCCGCCGCGCTGCGCACCCTGGCCGGCGGCGGCGAGTTCGCCGCGGCCGACGACCTGATCGTCTCGCCGACCTATGTGCCGGACCTGGTGGCCGCCACCCTCGACCTGCTGATCGACGGCGACACCGGCCTGCGCCATCTGGCCAACGCCGGCGCCATCTCCTGGGCCGACTTCGCCCGCCAGGTCGCAGCCGCGGCGGGACGCGATCCCGACCTGGTGCGCGGGGCGCCGGCGGCGAGCTTCGGCTGGCCGGCCCGCCGACCGGCGCGCGCCGCCCTGGACACGGAACTCGGCCAGCTCATGCCGTCGCTGGACAACGCCATCGAGCGCTATGCCGCCATGGTCGAGCAGGCGGAGTTCTCCACGGAGTCGGAGGCCCTGGCCGACGGCGGCATGCCCTACGACCCGTTCCTGCGGCCCGGCGCGCGGGTGAGCTGA
- a CDS encoding 2-dehydro-3-deoxygalactonokinase produces the protein MGGATLLACDWGTTNLRAWTLDADGAVVAGREFELGVSKLGPGEAERQFREEVQPALGAQGLPAILCGMIGSNLGWTVAPYVDCPAGLPELAAALTPVEATGGWVRIAPGMRSEGVTGATDVMRGEETQLMGWLAQNPARARGRQIVVHPGTHAKWMLVEDGRLVRFVTAMTGELFAVLGRHSVLKSDAPATDAGAFEEGLAAAGDGNALAARLFTARARVVGQGRAPESTPSYLSGLLIGAEVASVPALLGLSGNEPVALLGDPALCALYHRALDRRGVAYESFDGEAAAIAGLFALYRLGAAS, from the coding sequence ATGGGCGGAGCGACGCTGCTCGCCTGCGATTGGGGCACCACCAACCTGCGCGCCTGGACGCTGGACGCCGACGGCGCGGTGGTGGCCGGCCGCGAGTTCGAGCTGGGCGTCTCGAAACTGGGTCCGGGGGAAGCCGAGCGCCAATTTCGCGAAGAGGTGCAGCCGGCGCTGGGGGCGCAAGGCCTGCCCGCCATCCTTTGCGGCATGATCGGCTCGAACCTCGGCTGGACAGTCGCGCCCTATGTGGACTGCCCGGCCGGGCTGCCGGAGCTGGCGGCGGCGCTAACGCCGGTGGAGGCCACCGGCGGCTGGGTGCGGATCGCGCCGGGCATGCGCAGCGAAGGCGTCACCGGCGCCACCGACGTCATGCGCGGCGAGGAGACCCAGCTGATGGGCTGGCTGGCGCAGAACCCTGCGCGGGCCCGCGGCCGCCAGATCGTGGTCCACCCGGGCACCCACGCCAAATGGATGCTGGTGGAGGATGGCCGGCTGGTCCGCTTCGTCACCGCCATGACCGGCGAGCTGTTTGCGGTGCTCGGCCGTCACAGCGTGCTGAAGAGCGACGCGCCGGCGACGGACGCGGGGGCTTTCGAGGAAGGGTTGGCGGCGGCCGGCGACGGCAACGCCCTGGCCGCGCGGCTGTTCACCGCCCGGGCGCGGGTGGTGGGGCAGGGCCGCGCCCCCGAGAGCACGCCCAGCTACCTCTCCGGCCTGCTGATCGGCGCCGAGGTGGCGAGCGTGCCGGCGCTGCTCGGCCTGTCCGGGAACGAGCCGGTGGCGCTGCTGGGCGATCCGGCGTTGTGCGCGCTCTACCACCGCGCCCTGGATCGCCGTGGCGTGGCCTACGAATCCTTCGATGGCGAGGCGGCGGCCATCGCCGGCCTCTTCGCCCTCTACCGCCTGGGAGCGGCCTCATGA
- the galE gene encoding UDP-glucose 4-epimerase GalE → MDRGTKPAVLVTGGAGYIGAHTAKALHELGFFPVVYDSLSSGFREAARWGAFVHGDIRDGRTLGEALAAHNVKAVIHFAGLIEVGRSVARPDLFWDHNVSGTVSLLSTMREHGVGRLVFSSSAAVYGQAGRSALETIPESAPKAPASPYGDTKLACEWLIEAQCRAYGLTAVALRYFNAAGADPSGQIGEAHEPETHLIPLAIAAALGDGKPLTVFGDDFGTPDGTCLRDYIHVTDLAAAHVAALNVDLPAAAFEPVNVGTGEGRSVLQVVEAVGRAAGRAVPYSVGARRAGDPPSLVADPSRARALLGWSAKHSSLDQIVSEALRWERDPMYGAGVRGSAGRRKPKVSA, encoded by the coding sequence ATGGATCGGGGAACAAAACCCGCCGTGCTGGTCACGGGCGGGGCTGGCTACATCGGCGCACATACGGCAAAGGCCCTGCACGAGCTGGGCTTTTTTCCTGTCGTCTACGACAGCCTGAGCTCGGGGTTCCGGGAAGCCGCGCGCTGGGGCGCCTTCGTACATGGCGACATCCGCGACGGCCGGACGCTGGGCGAGGCGCTGGCGGCGCACAACGTCAAGGCGGTGATCCACTTCGCCGGCCTGATCGAGGTGGGGCGCTCGGTGGCGCGTCCGGACCTGTTCTGGGACCACAATGTCAGCGGCACCGTCAGCCTGTTGTCCACCATGCGCGAGCACGGCGTCGGCCGGCTGGTGTTCTCCTCCAGCGCCGCGGTCTACGGCCAGGCGGGACGCAGCGCCCTGGAGACCATTCCCGAGAGCGCCCCGAAGGCGCCGGCCAGTCCCTACGGCGACACCAAGCTGGCCTGCGAATGGCTGATCGAGGCCCAGTGCCGCGCCTACGGGCTGACGGCGGTGGCGCTGCGCTACTTCAACGCCGCCGGCGCCGATCCGTCGGGCCAGATCGGCGAGGCGCACGAGCCGGAAACCCACCTCATCCCGCTGGCGATCGCCGCGGCGCTCGGCGACGGCAAGCCGTTGACCGTATTCGGCGACGACTTCGGCACCCCCGACGGCACCTGCCTGCGGGACTATATCCACGTCACCGACCTGGCGGCGGCCCACGTGGCCGCGCTGAACGTCGACCTGCCGGCCGCCGCGTTCGAACCGGTGAACGTCGGCACCGGCGAGGGGCGTTCGGTGCTGCAGGTGGTGGAGGCCGTCGGCCGCGCCGCCGGCCGGGCCGTCCCGTATAGCGTCGGCGCGCGGCGGGCGGGCGATCCGCCGAGCCTGGTGGCCGACCCCAGCCGCGCCCGCGCCCTGCTTGGCTGGAGCGCGAAACATTCCTCGCTGGACCAGATCGTCAGCGAAGCGCTCCGCTGGGAACGCGATCCGATGTATGGCGCCGGCGTTCGCGGTTCGGCCGGGCGGCGCAAGCCGAAGGTCAGCGCCTGA
- a CDS encoding SMP-30/gluconolactonase/LRE family protein, which produces MRCVVQAFDQLGEGPVWSAREGRLYWFDIKGRRLSWYEPASGAGGTFELPLRASAAAPREAGGLIVATEKGLAIVDPDAGTIAIVQPHDLGDGFRTNDGKIDLDGRFWWSTMDDNGGERAGSVFRTEPGGRTDRVLSGIHIPNTISVSPDGSLLYMADSKRQTIFTHRTDDLSQVTEFAHTRGEPHTPDGSAVDAEGYLWNAQWGGWRVVRYAPDGSIDRIVPMPVEQPTSLAFGGPDLSTLYVTSARDDLSPEALARQPLAGSLFAFEPGVKGLALPLFKA; this is translated from the coding sequence GTGCGTTGCGTAGTTCAAGCCTTTGATCAACTTGGGGAAGGGCCGGTCTGGTCGGCCCGGGAGGGTCGGCTCTACTGGTTCGACATCAAGGGCCGCCGGCTGTCCTGGTACGAGCCGGCGAGCGGGGCCGGCGGGACGTTCGAACTTCCCCTGCGCGCAAGCGCCGCGGCCCCGCGCGAGGCCGGCGGCCTGATCGTCGCCACCGAGAAAGGCCTGGCCATCGTCGATCCTGACGCCGGGACCATCGCCATCGTCCAGCCGCACGACCTCGGCGACGGGTTCCGCACGAACGACGGCAAGATCGACCTCGACGGGCGGTTCTGGTGGAGCACCATGGACGACAACGGCGGCGAGCGGGCCGGCTCGGTGTTCCGCACCGAGCCCGGCGGCCGGACCGACCGGGTGTTGAGCGGCATCCACATCCCCAACACCATCTCCGTCAGCCCCGACGGGTCGCTGCTCTACATGGCGGACTCCAAGCGGCAGACGATCTTCACCCACCGCACCGATGACCTCAGCCAGGTGACGGAGTTCGCGCACACCCGCGGCGAGCCGCACACGCCGGACGGCTCGGCGGTCGACGCCGAGGGCTATCTCTGGAACGCCCAATGGGGAGGCTGGCGGGTGGTCCGCTACGCCCCGGACGGGAGCATCGACCGGATCGTGCCGATGCCGGTGGAGCAGCCGACCAGCCTGGCCTTCGGCGGCCCGGACCTGTCGACGCTCTACGTCACCAGCGCCCGCGACGACCTCTCCCCGGAGGCGCTGGCGCGCCAGCCGCTGGCCGGAAGCCTGTTCGCCTTCGAACCCGGCGTGAAAGGACTGGCGTTGCCGCTCTTCAAGGCGTGA
- the glf gene encoding UDP-galactopyranose mutase, whose amino-acid sequence MTRLAKGRRVVFWEEPVGGPEVTAPRLDSRTCPESGVIVVTPALPDGLDGEAREATLRGLLDEMLSAYEGDLLRWYYTPMMLPFSRHLNAVCTIYDCMDELANFKFAPPELTILERELMSLADVVFTGGYSLWEAKRDRHPNIHPFPSSVDRAHFAKARTLRDEPADQAALPWPRLGFYGVVDERMDLSLIAALADARPDWSVVIVGPVVKIDPADLPRRPNLHYLGGKTYDELPRYLAGWDVALMPFAINESTRFISPTKTPEYLAAGRPVVSTPIVDVVRHYGELEAVKIASTPEEFVAACDQALALSRVRGDWLKQVDVALGVLSWDETFTRMNLEISRAVARRAQDATEVLAQSGVAAPAIRPAGRNKPFDYMIVGAGFAGSVLAERLTTQLGKRVLLIDKRPHIGGNAYDEKDAAGVLMHRYGPHIFHTNSDEVSGYLSQFTKWRPYEHRVLASVKGGLLVPMPINRTTLNTLYGVDLRTDDDAEAFLASRAEPVEKIRTSEDVVISKVGRELYETFFRGYTRKQWGMDPSELDKSVTARVPTRTNDDDRYFTDKFQAMPAEGYTRMFESMLDQPGLTIELGVEYEDAREEAVYDRLIFTGPVDEYFDHRYGKLPYRSLAFRHETLDQEWFQPVGTVNYPEEATPYTRISEYKHLTGQSARRTTITYEYPRADGDPYYPVPRPENQALYKRYEALALETANVHFVGRLATYRYYNMDQVVGQALATFRRIAEREGRTIVAAQAAARAIAAN is encoded by the coding sequence ATGACCCGTCTGGCCAAGGGCCGGCGGGTGGTGTTCTGGGAAGAGCCGGTCGGCGGACCCGAGGTGACGGCGCCGCGTCTCGACAGCCGCACCTGCCCCGAGAGCGGGGTGATCGTGGTCACGCCGGCCCTGCCGGACGGCCTGGACGGCGAAGCCCGGGAGGCGACGCTCCGCGGCCTGCTCGACGAGATGCTGAGCGCTTACGAGGGCGACCTGCTGCGCTGGTACTACACGCCGATGATGCTGCCGTTCTCGCGGCACCTGAACGCGGTGTGCACGATCTATGACTGCATGGACGAGCTGGCGAACTTCAAGTTCGCGCCGCCCGAACTGACCATCCTCGAACGCGAGTTGATGAGCCTGGCCGACGTAGTCTTCACCGGCGGCTACTCCCTGTGGGAGGCCAAGCGCGACCGGCACCCCAACATCCATCCCTTTCCCTCGAGCGTGGACCGCGCCCACTTCGCCAAGGCCCGCACCCTGCGCGACGAGCCTGCCGACCAGGCGGCGTTGCCCTGGCCGCGGCTGGGCTTCTACGGCGTGGTCGACGAGCGGATGGACCTCAGCCTGATCGCCGCGCTCGCCGACGCGCGGCCGGACTGGAGCGTGGTCATCGTCGGACCGGTGGTGAAGATCGATCCCGCCGACCTGCCGCGCCGGCCGAACCTCCACTACCTGGGCGGCAAGACCTACGACGAGCTGCCGCGCTACCTGGCCGGCTGGGACGTGGCCCTGATGCCGTTCGCCATCAACGAGTCCACGCGCTTCATCAGCCCGACCAAGACGCCGGAATACCTGGCGGCCGGCCGGCCGGTGGTCTCCACGCCGATCGTCGACGTGGTCCGCCACTACGGCGAACTGGAGGCCGTGAAGATCGCCTCGACGCCCGAGGAGTTCGTCGCCGCCTGCGACCAGGCGCTGGCGCTCTCCCGCGTCAGGGGCGACTGGCTGAAGCAGGTCGACGTGGCGCTGGGCGTCCTGTCCTGGGATGAGACGTTCACCCGGATGAACCTGGAGATCTCCCGCGCCGTGGCCCGTCGGGCCCAGGACGCGACCGAGGTGCTGGCCCAGAGCGGCGTCGCCGCGCCGGCGATCCGCCCCGCCGGGCGCAACAAGCCCTTCGACTACATGATCGTCGGCGCGGGTTTTGCGGGCTCGGTGCTGGCGGAGCGGCTGACCACCCAGCTGGGCAAGCGCGTGCTGCTGATCGACAAGCGCCCGCACATCGGCGGCAACGCCTACGACGAGAAGGATGCGGCCGGCGTGCTGATGCACCGCTACGGCCCGCACATCTTCCACACCAACTCCGACGAGGTCTCCGGCTACCTGTCGCAGTTCACCAAGTGGCGGCCCTACGAGCACCGGGTGCTGGCCAGCGTGAAGGGCGGCCTCCTGGTGCCGATGCCTATCAACCGCACGACGCTGAACACCCTCTACGGCGTCGACCTGCGCACCGACGACGACGCCGAGGCCTTCCTCGCCAGCCGCGCCGAGCCGGTGGAGAAGATCCGCACCTCCGAGGACGTGGTGATCTCCAAAGTCGGCCGCGAGCTCTACGAGACCTTCTTCCGCGGCTATACGCGCAAGCAATGGGGCATGGACCCCTCGGAGCTCGACAAGTCGGTGACCGCGCGGGTGCCGACCCGCACCAACGACGACGACCGCTACTTCACCGACAAGTTCCAGGCCATGCCGGCCGAGGGCTACACCCGGATGTTCGAGAGCATGCTCGACCAGCCGGGCCTGACCATCGAGCTCGGGGTCGAATACGAGGACGCCCGCGAGGAGGCGGTCTACGACCGGCTGATCTTCACCGGCCCGGTCGACGAGTACTTCGACCACCGCTACGGCAAGCTGCCCTACCGCAGCCTGGCCTTCCGCCACGAGACCCTGGACCAGGAGTGGTTCCAGCCGGTCGGCACGGTGAACTATCCGGAGGAGGCGACGCCCTACACCCGGATCAGCGAATACAAGCACCTGACCGGCCAGAGCGCGCGACGCACGACCATCACCTACGAATACCCGCGCGCCGACGGCGACCCCTACTATCCGGTGCCGCGGCCGGAGAACCAGGCGCTCTACAAGCGCTACGAGGCGCTGGCGCTGGAGACTGCGAACGTCCACTTCGTCGGACGCCTGGCGACCTACCGCTACTACAACATGGACCAGGTGGTGGGGCAGGCGCTGGCCACCTTCCGCCGGATCGCCGAACGGGAAGGCCGCACGATCGTCGCGGCCCAGGCCGCTGCGCGAGCCATCGCCGCCAACTAG
- a CDS encoding IlvD/Edd family dehydratase encodes MADKPLRSQKSYGKLDRDGFIHRSWIKGTGLPDHVFDGRPIIGICNTWSELVTCQVHLRELAGFVKRGIWEAGGVPIEFPAMSLPETQMRPTAMLFRNLLAMEVEESIRANPIDGVVLMGGCDKTTPGLLMGAASVDLPAIFVSSGSMLNGKFQGHDIGSGTDVWRFSEAVRAGEMTLADFMSAEAGMSRSAGVCNTMGTASTMASLTEALGISLPNNAALPAVDSRRKVLAHVTGNRIVQLVKDDVRISQVITRQAFENAILMHAAVGGSTNAVVHLLALAGRLGVPLDLHDFDEIAREAPLLVNLMPSGKYLMEDFCYAGGAPAVMKELGSLIHRDAVTVSGLTQGEIADAAQVWNREVIGTREAPIGPSSGVWVLKGNLCPDGAILKPSAATPELLTHRGRAVVFETIEDYHARIDDPDLEVDATSILVLKGCGPKGYPGMPEVGNMALPPKLLHQGVRDMVRISDARMSGTAYGTVILHVAPEAEAGGPLALVRNGDEIVLDGPNRTLDLLVDEAELVRRRQAWEAGREPSKYTRGWYKLYIDTVLQADRGVDLDFLVGKSTADVTRESH; translated from the coding sequence ATGGCCGACAAACCGCTGCGCAGTCAAAAGAGCTACGGCAAGCTCGACCGCGACGGCTTCATCCACCGCAGCTGGATCAAGGGCACCGGGCTTCCCGACCACGTGTTCGACGGCCGGCCGATCATCGGCATCTGCAACACCTGGTCGGAGCTGGTCACCTGCCAGGTGCACCTGCGCGAGCTGGCCGGCTTCGTGAAGCGCGGGATCTGGGAGGCCGGCGGGGTGCCGATCGAGTTCCCGGCCATGTCGCTGCCCGAGACCCAGATGCGTCCCACGGCCATGCTGTTCCGCAACCTCCTGGCCATGGAGGTGGAGGAGTCGATCCGCGCCAATCCCATCGACGGCGTCGTGCTGATGGGCGGTTGCGACAAGACCACGCCGGGCCTGCTGATGGGGGCGGCCAGCGTCGACCTGCCGGCGATCTTCGTCTCCTCGGGCTCGATGCTGAACGGCAAGTTCCAGGGCCACGACATCGGCTCGGGCACCGATGTCTGGCGGTTCTCCGAGGCCGTCCGCGCCGGCGAGATGACGCTGGCCGACTTCATGAGCGCCGAGGCCGGCATGAGCCGCAGCGCCGGGGTCTGCAACACCATGGGCACGGCCTCGACCATGGCCAGCCTGACCGAAGCCCTGGGAATATCGCTGCCGAACAACGCCGCCCTGCCGGCGGTGGACTCGCGACGCAAGGTGCTGGCCCACGTGACCGGCAACCGCATCGTCCAGCTGGTGAAGGACGACGTGCGCATATCCCAGGTCATCACCCGCCAGGCGTTCGAGAACGCCATCCTGATGCACGCCGCGGTCGGCGGCTCCACCAACGCTGTGGTGCACCTGCTGGCCCTCGCCGGCCGGCTCGGGGTGCCTCTGGACCTCCACGACTTCGACGAGATCGCCCGCGAGGCTCCGCTGCTCGTCAACCTGATGCCGTCGGGCAAGTACCTGATGGAGGACTTCTGCTACGCGGGCGGCGCGCCGGCGGTGATGAAGGAGCTCGGCTCGCTGATCCACCGCGACGCCGTCACCGTGTCCGGCCTCACGCAGGGCGAGATCGCCGACGCCGCGCAGGTCTGGAACCGCGAGGTGATCGGCACGCGGGAGGCCCCGATCGGGCCGTCGTCGGGGGTCTGGGTGCTGAAGGGCAACCTCTGCCCGGACGGCGCCATTCTCAAGCCCAGCGCCGCGACGCCGGAGCTGCTCACCCACCGCGGCCGCGCCGTGGTGTTCGAGACCATCGAGGACTACCACGCGCGCATCGACGATCCGGACCTGGAGGTCGACGCGACTTCGATCCTGGTGCTGAAGGGCTGCGGGCCGAAGGGCTATCCGGGCATGCCGGAGGTGGGCAACATGGCCCTGCCGCCGAAGCTCCTGCACCAGGGCGTCCGCGACATGGTCCGCATCTCCGACGCGCGGATGAGCGGCACGGCCTATGGCACGGTGATCCTGCACGTGGCGCCCGAGGCCGAGGCGGGCGGTCCGCTGGCGCTGGTGCGCAACGGCGACGAGATCGTCCTCGACGGGCCCAACCGCACCCTCGACCTGCTGGTGGACGAGGCCGAACTGGTCCGCCGTCGCCAGGCCTGGGAGGCTGGGCGCGAGCCGTCGAAATACACCCGCGGCTGGTACAAGCTCTACATCGACACCGTGCTGCAGGCCGACCGCGGCGTCGACCTGGACTTCCTGGTGGGCAAGTCCACCGCCGACGTGACGCGGGAGTCCCACTGA
- a CDS encoding 2-dehydro-3-deoxy-6-phosphogalactonate aldolase — MTLDEALSECPVVAIVRGITPDEILDHAGALLQAGVLGVEVPLNSPDPIESVRRLAEAFGDRMAIGAGTVLTAERVDAVAAVGGRIIVSPNTSGEVIRRAVELKLDPAPGFATASEAFMAIEAGARHLKLFPAVTYGPAHVKQLKAVLPPEAVVWAVGGVGPASMAEWWSAGVRAFGLGGELYRPGQSVAETDEKAQRVVAAARALR; from the coding sequence ATGACCCTCGACGAAGCCCTGTCCGAATGCCCCGTGGTGGCGATCGTCCGCGGCATCACGCCTGACGAGATCCTTGATCATGCCGGCGCCCTCCTGCAAGCCGGCGTCCTGGGCGTCGAGGTGCCGCTCAACTCGCCCGATCCCATCGAGAGCGTCCGGCGGCTGGCGGAAGCCTTCGGCGACCGCATGGCGATCGGCGCGGGGACGGTGCTGACAGCCGAGCGGGTGGACGCCGTGGCCGCGGTCGGCGGCCGGATCATCGTCTCGCCCAACACCTCCGGCGAGGTGATCCGCCGCGCGGTGGAGCTGAAGCTGGACCCGGCCCCCGGCTTCGCCACGGCGAGCGAGGCCTTCATGGCGATCGAGGCCGGCGCCCGGCACCTCAAGCTGTTCCCGGCCGTGACCTATGGCCCCGCGCACGTGAAGCAGCTGAAGGCGGTGCTGCCGCCCGAGGCGGTGGTCTGGGCGGTCGGCGGCGTCGGTCCGGCCAGCATGGCCGAATGGTGGAGCGCCGGCGTGCGCGCCTTCGGCCTCGGCGGCGAGCTCTATCGTCCCGGCCAATCGGTAGCCGAGACCGACGAGAAGGCGCAGCGCGTGGTGGCCGCGGCCCGCGCCCTGCGCTGA
- a CDS encoding SDR family NAD(P)-dependent oxidoreductase produces the protein MAFASYPSLQGKVVFITGGASGIGATFVQSFHDQGAKVAFVDLDDAAGQALAQKLGGAWFRRCDVTEAEALQAAVRDAGEALGPVTVLINNVANDTRHKAAETSPEAWRRGLAVNLDPAFIASTAAYPMMKQAGGGVIVNVSSINALLGPAELAGYAAAKGAINSMSKSLAREWGPDNIRVNALSPGWVVTARQLELWLTPEAEAEWMKQVALKRRILPEDIARLALFLASDDSQMITGQNLVIDGGRT, from the coding sequence ATGGCCTTCGCCAGCTATCCGAGCCTGCAGGGCAAGGTGGTGTTCATCACCGGCGGCGCCTCCGGCATCGGGGCGACTTTCGTACAGAGCTTCCACGACCAGGGGGCCAAGGTGGCCTTCGTCGACCTCGACGATGCGGCGGGCCAGGCCCTGGCGCAGAAGCTGGGCGGCGCCTGGTTCCGGCGCTGCGACGTCACCGAAGCCGAGGCCTTGCAGGCCGCGGTGCGCGACGCCGGCGAGGCGCTCGGGCCGGTGACGGTGCTGATCAACAACGTTGCCAACGACACCCGTCACAAGGCGGCGGAGACCTCGCCCGAGGCCTGGCGCAGGGGGCTGGCCGTCAATCTCGACCCCGCCTTCATCGCCTCCACCGCGGCCTATCCAATGATGAAGCAGGCCGGCGGCGGGGTGATCGTCAATGTCTCCTCGATCAACGCCCTGTTGGGCCCGGCGGAGCTGGCCGGCTACGCCGCCGCCAAGGGCGCGATCAATTCGATGTCGAAGTCGCTGGCCCGCGAGTGGGGCCCCGACAACATCCGCGTCAACGCCCTGTCGCCGGGGTGGGTGGTGACCGCGCGCCAGCTGGAGCTCTGGCTCACGCCCGAGGCCGAGGCCGAATGGATGAAGCAGGTGGCGCTGAAGCGGCGGATCCTGCCGGAGGACATCGCCCGCCTGGCGCTGTTCCTGGCCTCCGACGACAGTCAGATGATCACCGGCCAGAACCTGGTCATCGACGGCGGACGCACCTGA